Proteins encoded by one window of Winogradskyella sp. PG-2:
- a CDS encoding DUF4251 domain-containing protein, translating to MKKIILLVAIFSISATTYSCAQSKSTQKEKFQSTYNNSKALVENHTYQFVGDLVYNNKRREKLGDNAIININKSSVSGEMVGLTNDRKSFIIDGKIEGYKNEFNDEKQHISIEFSVGERKVFIDIKPNGNAFLTVSSGPGNSISWTGRIE from the coding sequence ATGAAAAAGATAATTTTATTAGTGGCTATTTTTAGCATAAGTGCAACAACATATAGTTGTGCACAATCTAAGTCCACACAAAAAGAAAAGTTTCAATCTACATATAATAACTCCAAAGCATTGGTAGAAAATCATACATACCAATTTGTTGGAGATCTTGTTTACAACAATAAAAGAAGAGAGAAGTTAGGTGATAATGCAATAATCAATATAAATAAATCTAGCGTTTCTGGAGAAATGGTTGGTTTAACTAATGATCGTAAATCCTTTATTATTGATGGTAAGATTGAAGGTTATAAGAATGAATTTAATGATGAGAAACAACATATTTCAATTGAATTCAGTGTTGGTGAGCGAAAAGTATTTATCGACATTAAACCCAATGGTAATGCTTTTTTAACGGTATCTTCTGGTCCTGGTAATTCAATTTCTTGGACAGGACGCATAGAATAA
- a CDS encoding DUF3817 domain-containing protein, translating to MSKLLPTFRIVALLEGLSYILLLFIATPIKYLGDDSQYVKMLGMPHGVLFIAYVVMAIIISSDMKWTTRTMWIILIASIIPFGTFYIDKKYLKKTHAQ from the coding sequence ATGTCAAAATTATTGCCAACATTTAGAATTGTTGCTTTGCTAGAAGGACTTTCATATATCTTGCTATTGTTTATTGCTACACCAATAAAATATCTTGGTGATGATTCTCAATATGTAAAAATGCTTGGTATGCCACATGGTGTCTTATTTATAGCATATGTAGTCATGGCAATAATCATTAGTTCTGATATGAAGTGGACAACTAGAACGATGTGGATTATTTTAATCGCTTCAATAATTCCCTTTGGCACATTTTATATTGATAAAAAATATCTAAAGAAAACGCATGCTCAATAA
- a CDS encoding mechanosensitive ion channel family protein, whose product MLNNLRHYIYDLLIDKGWSVTSAKYLNMLALLVALLLIAFIVDFISKRILWRFFSGVAKQTKTNFDDILVKNKLPRNIAHIIPLIILIEFVPQVFSDFVNAEDIIEKTLKVIAIILTLRIIKSLLNSVKDYLKTLPRYKDKPVDSYIQVFMIFAWLLGIFSIFAIITGISFLKFATTLGAASAVILLIFKDTILGFVASIQVSINDMVRIGDWITFEKYAADGDVTEINLATVKVQNWDKTITTIPTYALISDSFKNWRGMKASGGRRIKRSVIIKASSIHFLTKDDVERFKKIELVSTYLENRSKEIDKHNSDANVDKSVLINGRNLTNFGVFRKYLQTYIENHSAINKDMTLMVRQLASTPQGIPMEIYAFSSDQRWENYEYIMADIFDHVLAAVKYFDLQIYELAVPTID is encoded by the coding sequence ATGCTCAATAATTTAAGACATTATATATATGATTTGCTGATAGATAAAGGTTGGTCTGTAACATCAGCAAAATATCTTAATATGTTAGCTTTACTAGTTGCCTTATTACTTATTGCATTTATTGTTGATTTTATCTCAAAACGAATTCTTTGGAGATTCTTTTCTGGAGTTGCAAAACAAACTAAAACAAATTTTGATGACATTCTTGTTAAGAACAAGCTCCCAAGAAATATTGCGCATATCATTCCACTAATTATTCTTATTGAGTTTGTTCCACAAGTTTTTTCAGATTTTGTAAATGCAGAAGATATTATAGAGAAGACTTTGAAGGTTATCGCTATTATATTGACGCTTCGTATTATTAAGAGTCTTCTAAATTCAGTAAAAGATTACTTAAAAACCTTACCAAGATATAAAGACAAACCTGTAGACAGTTATATCCAAGTCTTTATGATTTTTGCTTGGCTACTTGGTATATTTTCAATTTTTGCAATCATCACTGGTATTTCATTTTTAAAGTTTGCAACAACTTTAGGTGCAGCTTCTGCTGTAATTCTATTGATTTTTAAGGATACTATTTTAGGATTTGTAGCAAGTATACAAGTCTCTATTAATGATATGGTAAGAATTGGGGATTGGATTACTTTTGAAAAGTATGCTGCAGATGGTGATGTTACTGAGATAAATTTAGCTACAGTCAAAGTGCAAAATTGGGATAAAACAATTACTACTATTCCTACTTATGCTTTGATTTCAGACTCTTTTAAAAACTGGAGAGGCATGAAAGCTTCTGGAGGTAGACGTATTAAACGTTCAGTAATTATTAAGGCATCTTCCATACATTTTCTTACCAAAGATGATGTTGAACGTTTTAAAAAGATTGAATTAGTATCAACCTATTTAGAAAATCGATCTAAAGAGATTGATAAGCATAATAGTGATGCTAATGTTGATAAATCCGTTTTAATCAATGGAAGAAACTTGACCAACTTTGGTGTATTTAGAAAATACCTTCAAACTTATATTGAAAATCATTCTGCCATTAATAAAGATATGACCTTAATGGTGCGACAACTTGCTTCTACTCCACAAGGCATTCCTATGGAAATATATGCTTTTAGTAGTGATCAACGTTGGGAAAATTATGAGTATATCATGGCAGATATATTTGATCATGTTTTAGCCGCTGTTAAATATTTCGATTTACAGATATACGAATTGGCTGTTCCTACGATAGATTAA
- a CDS encoding acyl-CoA thioesterase yields MRFHTRKWVKPEDLNPNGTLFGGQLLAWIDEEAALYTIIQLENSKIVTKYISEINFMASAKKGDIIEIGIEVTKFGKSSITMKCEARNKMTRETILTVDNIIMVNLGDDGKPKPHGKTKVEFVSDRLKDN; encoded by the coding sequence ATGAGATTTCACACAAGAAAATGGGTAAAACCCGAAGACTTAAATCCTAATGGTACTTTATTTGGAGGACAATTGTTAGCTTGGATCGACGAGGAAGCTGCGCTTTATACAATCATTCAGCTTGAGAACTCAAAGATCGTAACTAAGTATATCTCAGAAATTAATTTTATGGCTTCAGCTAAAAAAGGAGATATTATTGAGATTGGGATTGAAGTTACCAAATTCGGTAAATCTTCTATCACTATGAAATGCGAAGCCCGTAATAAAATGACAAGAGAAACTATTCTTACCGTAGATAATATAATTATGGTAAATCTTGGAGATGATGGTAAACCAAAACCTCATGGTAAAACTAAAGTAGAGTTTGTTAGTGATCGTTTAAAGGATAATTAA
- a CDS encoding DUF72 domain-containing protein, with protein sequence MKFGSVDDAGGIDFTLPLDHPDTIKTLQKNPSYVINAFVGCAKWNKADLKGFYPRGTKDALEYYSRQFNSIELNASFYRIFPPEQFAKWYDKTPDNFKFFPKMNQEVSHWKRLNDINPVVDNYLNSAINLKEKLGCVFLQMHSNFAPKDFDRVVNFAESWPREVPLAVEFRHTNWYNDKAIAEDLYQLLEENNISNIIVDSAGRRDIMHMRLTNSRAFIRYVGANHKSDYTRLDDWIERLKIWKDNGIKDINFFIHQNIEKESPLLSTYFIKQLNAELGTDLKVPHNDSDSQ encoded by the coding sequence ATGAAATTCGGAAGTGTAGATGATGCAGGAGGAATAGACTTTACTTTGCCACTAGACCATCCAGATACTATTAAAACATTACAGAAGAATCCATCTTATGTGATAAATGCATTTGTAGGCTGTGCCAAATGGAATAAAGCTGATCTTAAAGGCTTTTACCCTAGAGGTACAAAAGATGCATTGGAATATTATTCAAGGCAATTTAATTCTATTGAACTTAATGCATCATTCTATAGAATATTTCCACCAGAACAATTTGCTAAGTGGTACGATAAAACTCCAGATAATTTTAAGTTTTTCCCAAAGATGAATCAAGAAGTGAGTCATTGGAAGCGTTTAAATGATATCAATCCGGTTGTAGATAATTATTTGAATAGTGCAATTAACTTAAAAGAAAAACTGGGTTGTGTGTTTTTGCAAATGCATAGTAATTTTGCTCCGAAGGATTTTGATCGAGTCGTCAACTTTGCTGAAAGCTGGCCAAGAGAAGTGCCTTTAGCTGTTGAGTTTAGGCACACTAATTGGTATAATGATAAAGCTATTGCAGAGGATTTATACCAACTTTTAGAGGAAAATAATATTTCTAATATCATTGTAGATAGTGCAGGTAGACGAGACATAATGCACATGCGATTAACCAATTCTAGAGCGTTTATACGTTATGTTGGTGCTAACCACAAAAGTGATTATACACGTTTAGATGATTGGATTGAACGCCTAAAAATCTGGAAAGACAATGGTATAAAGGATATCAACTTTTTTATACATCAAAATATTGAAAAGGAATCGCCTTTGCTTTCTACTTATTTTATAAAACAACTGAATGCTGAATTAGGAACTGATTTAAAGGTTCCGCATAATGATTCAGATTCACAATAA
- a CDS encoding TetR/AcrR family transcriptional regulator: protein MPKTEVFNRDYVLKQATEVFHTKGYNATSMQDLVDATGLNRSSIYNSFESKHNLYVECLKGYEENYQRYISKLLLDANSPFNAIKSIFNLYLKEILKDTKTKGCLIVNCKSEMANQDLTINKFLLTNQKGTLSLLEDLVDKGQLDSSINTEKSKQAYALYLYSAMQGFRMTGILVNDKKQLQSLIDTTLQNLK from the coding sequence ATGCCAAAAACTGAAGTTTTTAATAGAGATTATGTGCTAAAACAAGCCACTGAAGTATTTCACACTAAGGGTTATAACGCTACCTCAATGCAAGACTTAGTAGATGCAACAGGTCTTAATAGATCTAGTATTTACAATTCTTTTGAAAGTAAACATAACTTGTATGTAGAATGCCTAAAAGGTTATGAGGAAAATTATCAGCGTTACATCTCGAAATTACTATTAGATGCTAACAGTCCTTTTAATGCTATTAAATCAATATTTAATCTTTATTTAAAAGAGATATTGAAAGATACTAAAACTAAAGGTTGTCTTATTGTTAATTGTAAATCTGAAATGGCCAATCAAGATCTTACAATTAATAAATTTTTACTAACAAATCAAAAAGGAACACTTTCTTTATTAGAAGATTTAGTAGATAAAGGTCAATTAGACAGTAGTATTAATACTGAAAAGTCAAAACAAGCCTATGCCTTATACTTATATTCGGCAATGCAAGGTTTTCGTATGACTGGCATTTTAGTAAATGACAAAAAACAATTGCAAAGTCTTATCGATACAACTTTGCAAAATTTAAAGTAA
- a CDS encoding SDR family NAD(P)-dependent oxidoreductase, which yields MSKLKDKVAVIAGANSGIGLATAKLYLKEGATVVLSGRRKNALNEVSKTLDGDFITVVADVSKDDDNKNLIEQATNHYGKIDILFLNAGIAPPAPTADITADHYNEIFDINVKGPIIATKEALPHINDGGTILFTNSSVHQKGFDGLDIYSASKGALSAYARVLTSEMKSRGIRVNSIAPGPIDTPIYGKIGLPQDVVEEMGKGFTEAVPLGRFGTSEEIANAALFLASDDASYINGVELEVDGGLSQI from the coding sequence ATGAGCAAATTAAAAGACAAAGTCGCTGTAATTGCTGGCGCAAATAGTGGTATTGGTTTAGCAACTGCAAAACTATACCTTAAGGAAGGAGCAACAGTTGTGCTATCCGGAAGACGTAAAAATGCCTTAAACGAAGTTTCAAAAACATTAGATGGAGATTTTATTACAGTTGTGGCTGATGTTTCAAAAGATGATGATAATAAAAATCTTATAGAACAAGCGACAAATCATTATGGCAAAATAGATATTCTATTTTTGAATGCTGGTATTGCGCCACCTGCTCCTACAGCAGATATTACTGCAGATCATTACAATGAAATATTCGATATTAATGTAAAAGGCCCAATCATAGCAACAAAAGAAGCTTTACCTCATATCAATGATGGTGGTACTATACTATTTACAAATTCCAGTGTACACCAAAAAGGATTTGATGGATTAGATATATACTCTGCTAGTAAAGGTGCTTTAAGCGCTTATGCTAGAGTATTAACTTCTGAAATGAAATCTAGAGGTATTAGAGTAAATTCAATTGCACCTGGACCAATTGACACACCTATTTATGGTAAAATAGGTTTACCACAAGATGTGGTTGAGGAAATGGGTAAAGGATTTACAGAGGCTGTACCATTAGGTCGTTTCGGTACTTCTGAAGAAATTGCTAATGCTGCTTTATTTTTAGCATCAGATGATGCTTCATATATTAATGGTGTAGAATTAGAAGTTGATGGCGGATTAAGTCAGATTTAA
- a CDS encoding DUF2461 domain-containing protein, with protein sequence MSTTIPKETLTFFKKLTKNNDRDWFNEHKPEFKAIEAKVKSAYNHLGQLMNTHDQIEKIKIFRIYRDVRFSKNKLPYKTHFGGSFTRKKPELRGGYYLHIQPNNESFIATGFWEPNKEDLFRIRKEFEMDDTEMRDILKNKTFSETWGGFVGDELKTAPKGFDKEHSAIDLIRRKQFIFTKKYTDKEVLDTDFLKEVDKSFKIIRPYFDYMSDVLTTNLNGESLL encoded by the coding sequence ATGAGTACAACCATACCAAAAGAAACCCTAACGTTTTTCAAAAAGCTAACTAAGAACAATGACAGAGATTGGTTTAACGAACATAAACCAGAATTTAAAGCTATTGAAGCTAAAGTTAAATCTGCATATAATCATTTGGGACAGCTAATGAATACTCATGATCAGATAGAAAAAATAAAAATCTTTAGAATCTATAGAGACGTTCGCTTTTCGAAAAATAAGCTACCATACAAAACCCATTTTGGAGGTTCTTTTACTAGGAAAAAACCAGAATTGAGAGGTGGTTACTATTTACATATTCAACCCAATAACGAATCGTTTATTGCTACAGGATTTTGGGAGCCAAATAAAGAAGATTTATTTAGAATTCGTAAAGAATTTGAAATGGATGATACTGAAATGCGAGACATTTTAAAGAACAAAACGTTTAGTGAGACTTGGGGAGGTTTTGTAGGTGATGAATTAAAAACTGCTCCTAAAGGTTTTGATAAGGAACATTCTGCTATAGATTTAATACGAAGAAAACAATTTATTTTTACTAAAAAGTATACTGATAAAGAGGTTTTAGATACTGATTTCCTAAAAGAAGTTGATAAGTCTTTTAAAATTATTAGGCCTTATTTTGATTACATGAGTGATGTATTAACTACAAACCTTAATGGTGAGTCTTTATTATAA
- a CDS encoding discoidin domain-containing protein: MDNDEDTDWAAQSNTGEEIIFDLGGAYDLIEIQYLTVTKIPSYEFQLWVSTDSDPDAAGSYVNLYPSAGNIFSNQDNTYLQFNDFGTITGVRYIKFKAYGRSDSPWNTVSEIRFYTVPTASVDDNELSGFLLHPNPVDESLILKDLNNTVNKVDIIGLDGKLIMTKTIKI; this comes from the coding sequence ATTGATAACGATGAAGATACTGATTGGGCAGCACAAAGTAACACAGGTGAAGAAATTATTTTCGATTTAGGTGGTGCTTATGATTTAATAGAAATTCAATATTTAACGGTTACAAAAATACCATCGTATGAATTTCAGCTTTGGGTTTCAACTGATTCAGATCCAGATGCAGCTGGTAGTTATGTAAATCTTTATCCATCTGCAGGTAACATATTTAGCAATCAGGATAATACGTATTTGCAGTTTAATGATTTTGGTACTATTACTGGTGTTAGATATATTAAATTTAAAGCCTACGGTAGATCTGATAGTCCTTGGAATACTGTTAGCGAAATTAGATTTTATACTGTGCCAACAGCGTCAGTAGATGATAATGAATTAAGTGGATTTTTATTACACCCAAACCCAGTTGATGAGTCTTTAATTTTAAAAGATTTAAACAATACAGTTAATAAGGTTGATATTATAGGCTTAGATGGTAAATTAATTATGACTAAGACTATTAAGATTTAG
- a CDS encoding tRNA pseudouridine synthase A, whose translation MFDKRYYYLIKIQYLGYRFHGWQKQPDVKTIHLMIDRTLKYILKDIRFKTLGAGRTDAMVSANEAALELFIYNEPITDFDAFLELFNHNLPQDIRALSITEVDKVFNVIQDSKLKEYHYVFSEGQKNHPFCAPILTTILEPLDVELMKQGAKLFEGSHNFKTYCYRATDKGEYFRIILSSEIVDNTIYTANFFPKKSYVFKVEGKGFMRNQIRLMFGCLIKLGRGEVDLDYIQDTLKENSTEVMDYIAPASGLILHSVNFE comes from the coding sequence ATGTTTGATAAACGCTATTATTATCTTATAAAAATCCAATATTTAGGATATCGTTTTCATGGCTGGCAAAAACAACCAGATGTGAAGACCATTCATTTAATGATAGATCGTACATTAAAGTATATTCTTAAAGATATACGCTTTAAAACTTTAGGAGCTGGTAGAACTGATGCTATGGTTTCTGCAAATGAAGCTGCTTTAGAATTGTTTATCTATAATGAACCTATTACTGATTTTGATGCATTTTTAGAATTATTCAATCATAATCTACCTCAAGATATTAGAGCTTTATCTATTACTGAAGTAGATAAAGTGTTTAATGTCATTCAAGACTCTAAGTTAAAAGAATACCATTATGTATTTTCAGAAGGGCAGAAGAATCACCCATTCTGTGCACCAATACTAACTACAATTCTTGAACCGCTTGATGTAGAGTTGATGAAGCAAGGTGCAAAACTCTTTGAAGGATCTCACAATTTTAAAACCTATTGTTATCGCGCTACTGATAAAGGTGAATATTTTAGAATTATTTTATCTTCTGAAATTGTAGACAATACTATTTATACAGCGAATTTTTTTCCTAAGAAGTCATATGTATTTAAAGTTGAAGGTAAAGGTTTTATGCGTAATCAAATACGATTGATGTTTGGTTGCTTAATTAAGTTAGGTAGAGGAGAAGTGGACTTAGATTATATTCAAGACACTTTAAAAGAAAATAGTACTGAAGTTATGGATTATATTGCTCCTGCTTCTGGTTTAATATTACATTCCGTTAATTTCGAATAA
- the hisIE gene encoding bifunctional phosphoribosyl-AMP cyclohydrolase/phosphoribosyl-ATP diphosphatase HisIE — translation MNVDFNKSPDGLVPAIIQDVDSNKVLMLGYMNTAALNKTLETKLVTFFSRTKQRLWTKGEESGNVLSLIDIKLDCDSDALLVKATPKGPTCHKGTDTCWNEDNDTSYGFISKLEDIIASRIENANSEKSYVASLFAKGINKVAQKVGEEAVEVVIEAKDNNDQLFLEESADLLFHYLMLLQAKGFKLNDVVNILKERNK, via the coding sequence ATGAACGTAGATTTTAATAAAAGCCCTGATGGACTTGTGCCAGCAATTATACAAGATGTAGATTCTAACAAAGTTTTAATGTTAGGTTATATGAATACTGCAGCATTGAATAAGACTTTAGAAACAAAGTTGGTTACTTTTTTTAGCAGAACAAAGCAACGTCTTTGGACTAAAGGGGAAGAGAGCGGAAATGTGCTAAGTCTAATTGATATAAAGTTAGACTGTGATAGTGATGCATTATTAGTAAAAGCCACTCCAAAAGGACCAACATGTCACAAAGGAACTGACACCTGTTGGAATGAAGATAATGATACATCATATGGTTTTATTTCCAAATTAGAAGATATTATAGCATCAAGAATTGAAAATGCTAATTCTGAAAAATCTTATGTAGCTTCTTTATTTGCAAAAGGTATAAATAAAGTGGCTCAAAAAGTTGGTGAAGAAGCTGTAGAAGTTGTCATTGAGGCAAAAGACAATAATGATCAATTATTTTTAGAGGAAAGTGCTGATCTTTTATTTCATTATTTAATGTTGTTGCAAGCAAAGGGTTTTAAGCTAAATGACGTTGTAAATATTCTCAAAGAAAGAAATAAATAA
- the hisF gene encoding imidazole glycerol phosphate synthase subunit HisF, with the protein MLTKRIVSCLDIKNGRTVKGVNFIDLRDAGDPVVLAKQYAELGADELVFLDIAATLENRKTMHEMVLKVAEQVNIPFTVGGGISSVKDVDTLLHCGADKVSINSSAVKRPELINELSEKFGSQCVVVAIDAKQVDGEWLVHLAGGTIPTDIKLFDWAKEVEGRGAGEILFTSMDHDGTKAGFANIALGKLSELVNIPIIASGGAGTIQHFADTFKIGKADAALAASVFHFGEIQIFELKKELQKQDIEVRL; encoded by the coding sequence ATGTTAACAAAACGAATTGTTTCTTGTTTAGATATCAAAAATGGTAGAACTGTTAAAGGTGTGAATTTTATTGACCTCAGAGATGCAGGTGATCCAGTAGTATTAGCAAAGCAATATGCTGAATTAGGTGCAGATGAATTGGTGTTTCTAGATATCGCTGCAACGTTAGAGAATCGTAAAACCATGCATGAAATGGTTTTAAAAGTGGCTGAACAAGTTAATATTCCATTTACAGTTGGTGGTGGAATTTCATCTGTAAAAGATGTGGATACATTATTGCATTGTGGAGCTGATAAAGTATCGATTAATTCATCAGCAGTTAAGCGACCAGAATTAATTAATGAATTATCTGAAAAATTTGGAAGCCAATGTGTCGTAGTCGCTATTGATGCAAAACAAGTTGATGGTGAATGGTTAGTACATTTAGCAGGAGGTACAATTCCGACTGATATTAAATTATTTGATTGGGCCAAAGAAGTAGAGGGACGAGGAGCAGGCGAAATATTATTTACATCAATGGATCATGATGGCACAAAAGCCGGGTTTGCTAATATAGCATTAGGAAAATTATCAGAATTAGTTAATATTCCTATAATTGCTTCAGGTGGTGCAGGTACTATTCAGCATTTCGCTGATACATTTAAAATAGGAAAAGCAGATGCTGCTTTAGCTGCTAGTGTATTTCATTTTGGTGAAATACAAATATTTGAATTAAAAAAAGAGTTACAAAAGCAAGATATTGAAGTGCGGCTTTAG
- the hisA gene encoding 1-(5-phosphoribosyl)-5-[(5-phosphoribosylamino)methylideneamino]imidazole-4-carboxamide isomerase codes for MRIIPAIDIINGQCVRLTKGDYSTKKVYNENPLEVAKQFEDSGIQYLHVVDLDGAKASHIVNYKVLENIATQTNLNIDFGGGLKSDEDLKIAFNSGANQITGGSIAVKNSDIFERWISKYGSEKIILGADCNNENIAISGWQEESDLKVIPFIKDYQSKGISYVICTDISKDGMLEGPSFELYDRILADCQSEHNNESLKLIASGGISKFEELPKLKALECEGVIIGKAIYENRISLKEIEQFIINN; via the coding sequence ATGAGAATAATACCAGCAATAGATATAATAAACGGTCAATGTGTTCGATTAACAAAAGGGGATTACAGCACAAAGAAAGTATATAACGAAAACCCTCTGGAGGTTGCTAAACAATTTGAGGATTCTGGTATCCAGTATTTACATGTAGTAGATTTGGATGGTGCCAAAGCGAGTCATATTGTTAACTATAAAGTTTTAGAGAATATTGCTACACAAACTAATCTTAACATAGATTTTGGTGGTGGTTTAAAGTCTGATGAAGATTTAAAAATTGCATTTAACTCTGGCGCTAACCAAATCACTGGTGGAAGCATAGCTGTAAAAAACTCTGATATTTTTGAAAGATGGATTTCTAAATATGGCTCCGAAAAAATAATACTAGGTGCAGACTGCAACAATGAAAATATTGCAATTTCAGGATGGCAAGAAGAAAGTGACTTAAAAGTCATCCCATTCATAAAAGATTATCAATCTAAAGGTATTTCTTATGTCATATGTACAGATATATCTAAGGATGGAATGCTAGAAGGCCCTTCCTTTGAATTGTATGATAGAATTTTGGCAGACTGTCAATCAGAGCACAACAATGAATCTTTAAAACTTATAGCTTCTGGGGGAATTTCAAAATTTGAGGAATTACCAAAACTTAAAGCGTTAGAATGTGAAGGTGTCATAATTGGTAAAGCTATATACGAGAATAGAATTTCACTCAAGGAAATTGAACAATTCATTATTAATAATTAA
- the hisH gene encoding imidazole glycerol phosphate synthase subunit HisH produces the protein MKLSIIDYGAGNIKSIQFAFKRLGYDAVLTDNPDEILASNKVVFPGVGEASSAMRMLKESGLNKLLPQLNQPVLGICLGMQLMCNHTEEGSTKGLGIFDVNVKRFSNAVKVPQMGWNTINNLKSDLFKGINENDYMYLVHSYYAENCNEAIATTDYELEYASALENDNFFGVQFHPEKSGKVGELLLQNFLEL, from the coding sequence ATGAAATTATCAATAATAGATTATGGAGCAGGTAATATTAAAAGTATTCAATTCGCCTTTAAACGATTGGGATATGATGCTGTATTAACTGATAATCCTGATGAAATTTTAGCTTCAAATAAAGTAGTTTTTCCTGGTGTAGGTGAAGCAAGTTCTGCCATGAGGATGCTTAAGGAAAGTGGACTAAACAAGTTATTACCTCAGTTAAATCAACCTGTTCTGGGTATATGTTTAGGTATGCAATTGATGTGTAATCATACAGAAGAAGGTAGTACAAAAGGACTTGGAATTTTTGACGTAAATGTGAAACGATTTTCCAATGCCGTTAAAGTTCCTCAAATGGGTTGGAATACTATTAATAACTTAAAATCCGATTTATTTAAAGGGATAAATGAGAATGATTATATGTATCTGGTTCATAGTTATTATGCTGAAAATTGCAATGAAGCTATAGCAACTACAGATTACGAATTAGAATATGCTTCTGCTCTAGAGAATGATAATTTCTTTGGAGTGCAATTTCACCCAGAAAAAAGTGGCAAGGTTGGAGAGCTTTTATTACAAAATTTTTTAGAGTTATAA